The genomic region CCACATCAGAGGCTCTCGCTGTCTCTACACCATGTGTCAGATCCCCGTGTTCTGTTGGATCACAGCCACTGTCCTGGACCACATGTTGAGACGCACTCAGAGCGGAGCATTACCCCAGACGCTCACAGACCTCTATGTTCATTTCCTGTTGGTGCAGACGCAGAGGAACTTGAAGTACAAAGCAGAAAGTAGCGCTCTTGAGCTGAGCACAGCCGACTGTGATCTGCTGCTGAAGCTGGGCCAACTGGCCTTTGAGCATTTGTACCAAGGAAACATCATGTTCTACCAAGAAGACCTGGAGCAGGTGGGTCTGGACCTGAGCCAGGTCTCACTCTGCTCCGGACTCTGCTCTGAGATCTTCAAACCAGAGAGTGTCATCTTCAATGAAAAGATTTACAGCTTTGTCCATTTCAGTGTGCAGGAGTTTATGGCTGCAGTCTACATCTACCACTGCTTCAACAACAACATGACCTACGTGCTGGAGGAGTTTCTGGAATATTGGGAGCACaaggaggagtcagaggaggaacaggaggaggaaaaacaaagggaaaaacaggaagtaaatgATGAACAACAGGAGGAACAGCAAGTGGAGGAGGAAAAACAAGAGGTTCCTCCtcagagagtggaggaggaaaaacaaaagaagGAACAGCAAATGGAGGAAAAACAGGAGAAACAGgaaatggaggaggagaaacaaaaggaaaaacaggaagtagaggaTGAACAacaggaggaaaaacaaaagaagGAACAGCAAGTGGAGGAGAAAAAACAGAAGGGGGAACAGGAAGTgggagataaaaaacaaaagaaggaacaggaagtggaagagaaaaaacaaaaggaggaacaggaagtagaagagaaaaaacaaaaggagGAACAGGAAGTgggagataaaaaacaaaaggaggaacaggaagtggaagagaaaaaacaaaagcagggATCGGAAGTGAAGGGAGAAAAACTAAAGGAGAGACTGGATGTGGAGGATGAAAAACAAAAGGAGGAACAGGAAGTggagaaggaaaaacaaaaggagagacaggaagtgaaggaggaacagaaAGTAGgggaggaaaaacaaaaggaacaaaaagtggaggaggaggaagatcaAAAGGAGGAGGATGTAGAGAGCTATGACGAAGAATATAGCAATGTGGGAGATGGTTTtgaggatgatgatgaggatGTAGAGAGCTATGACGATTATAGCAATGTGGGAGATGCTTATGATGAAGATGACGATGATGAGGTGGATGTAGAGAGCTATAATGAAGAATATAGCAATGTGGAAGATGCTTATGATGAAGATGACGATGATGAGGTGGATGTAGAGAGCTATAATGAAGAATATAGCAATGTGGAAGATGCTTATGATGAAGATGACGATGATGAGGTGGATGTAGAGAGCTATGATGAAGAATATAGCAATGTGGGAGATGGTTCTGGGGATGATGAGGAGGATATAGAGAGCTATGATGAAGAATATAGTAATGTGGGAGATGGTTCTGGGGATGATGAGGAGGATATAGAGAGCTATGATGAAGAATATAGTAATGTGGGAGATggttatgatgatgatgaggtaGAGGATGCAGAGAGCTATGACTCAGACAGTgtctttcattcattcactacAGACTTACCTCTGGACGCATTCTTAGACAGAGCTATGAGAATCTCCCTGACAGTAGCCACAGGGCAACTGGACCTCTTTGTGCGCTTCCTCCATGGCCTCAGTCTGGAGTCCAACTACAGATCTTTGATGCTTCTTTTGGGTCCAaacaaaactgaccaaaaaaccATCCAAAAGGTCATTGACAACCTGAAGGAGCTGAACCTGAAAGACGtgtctccagacagaagcatcAACATCTTCCACTGTCTGACCGAGATGAACGACCAGTCCGTCCACCAGCAGATCCAGGACTTCCTGAAAACCAAGGGGGCAGAGAAGCGGAGATTGTCGGAGATCCAGTGCTCGGCTCTGGCCTACATGCTGCAGATGTCTGAGCAGGTCCTGGAGGAGCTGGACCTCAACAACTACAACACCAGTCGGGAGGGAAGGTGGAGACTCATCCCAGCTGTGAGGAACTGCAAGAAGGCCAAGTAAGTATGCTAGTGATTTTATGAGGTGTTCCCAGGACTGCAAGATTATTGCTgtcaaatcacaatttgaatggtttGTATAATAACAGATCACAAATTACTTGGGTAATTTAGTCTTCTACAGAGAACACAGGGTCTTATTCAGggcttattctgtgtaaaagtgagtaaccctgtagcttagacctctacaaacattttctgaaatgtctctgtgtgtcagatgccctccctgtttctccatggggtcttattctgtgtaaaagctgctaaccctgtagttgagacctctacaaacatgctctaAAATGCAttggattcttggattagtttaaagtcTCAGTTGGCAATTATCCCTgtgtttacaatgtttattaaGAGCTGCATCACGATTTTAAACCTTAGCCTGCCAATCTAATAATTTCAATATAGTTTTGTGGCAACTATGTTTTCTAAAAGGACACACAGGAATCAGCAATGTTAAAAAATACTGGACGACAACTGGATCATATTTGGGACCATACACAGAGCGTCCTTCTCATCAACTGTTTTTACTTTCTTCAGCCTTTCAGAATGTGAACTCACAGAGACTCACTGTGAAGTGGTGGCTTCAGCCTTGGAGTTCAACCTGTCCAAGTTAAAAGAATTGGACCTCAGTAAAAACTACTTCCTGAATGACTCAGGAGTAAATTGCCTTTTAACGGGACTGCAAAGTGCTTATTGTGCCCTGGAGGTTTTAAGGTAAGTAAGTATATATTTGAATGATCAGATCAGGACGAAGACAAAAGGCCTCGTTATACCTGGCTATGTTTGTAAAACTGCGTAAGTTTTTAGGCCTTATTATTGCATATTAACACTTTCAATTCTGCTTTCAGAATAAAAGACTGCATGTTAACATGGTGCAGCTGTTATTTATTGGCATCAGCCCTATGGTTCAATCCTTTTCATTTGAAAGAGTTGGATCTGAGTGACAACTTCCTGCGTGATTTGGGAATGGAACATCTCAGTTCCTTACTGCAAAATCCAGACTTCAGGTTGCAGATCCTCaggttgttattattgttttattagtttttgtACAAACATGGATATACTATAAGCTCAGATGACTTGAAAACAGAATCTATTGGGGTAGTTTCCATTAGATCTTTTTCCATGAGGTCCTTTTACAAATGCATATAAAATTATGCTTAAAAAGCATTTATGATTTCAACAAACCGCATTGGTGGTTCGTAGATCGTGTATATATAATCATGTGTGATTTCAAATCTCTGAAATCTGAAGTTGAATTCCCTTGTATCATTCAAAAAATCTGTACTGTTCAGTCTTGGTTAACCTGCCTGTCATCACCCAGATCAAAACAGGACAGGACAGGCAAGAACATTTCAATGTCGGGGAGCGGACAGGGACATAGCTGGGCTTCTAAGGTTGTCTTGGTGGCTTCTTGGCCCCTAGACTTGGCCCTCAGGGCTGGATCTTTGTTGGCTTaactctgtttctctctcaacATACATCTCTTAGGAAGTGCTCAGTTCATTTGATATACTTATTTGATaattctgtttaaaatgaaagaagTGAATAAGTCAAATAATTTCTTCTAGGTCAAAAAGCAATTAAATCAGTTCATAACTACTCACATCCAGATTTATAAACCTGAAGTAATTTTAACTGGATGACATAAATGCTGTTATGGTTTGTTCTGCTCAGGTTGCGCTGCTGTAGTTTTTCTGCGCTCGGCTGCTCTGACCTGTCCTCTGCACTCCAGTCCAACCCTTCCCATCTGCGAGAGCTGGATCTGAGCTACAATGAGCTGCAGGACTCTGCAGTGGAGGTGCTCTGCCACTTTCTGCACAATCCACTCTGTGCACTACAGATTCTACGGTCAGTTACTACTACCAAAACCTTGTTTCTTCATGACTGTCCTTCAGAtgcagagaagaagagaagataTATGTGTAATTACAGTGATTTCTCTCTGAAGTTACTCACATTTGTTCTATATAATCAGCTACTGATGATTCTTGAAATTGTAATATGGCCGTAgttccttgtcaaagcctgatcttatCAGATCTCTTTTGCTAAGTAGGGCTAGGTCTgcttagtacttggatgggagtcCACTAGGAATATCAGGGGTACCACAGGGAGGCACCAGTAGCAAAACAGTTGTTCACCCACataaatgaatgtgtgtgttggtggtacagtgtggcagcctcacttccatcagtctgctcAGGACAGCTGTGACTACGATAGAGGCCAGGAAGAATGTCTGTGTGTCACTGTATTAGAGTGAGTCCAGGCAGTGGAGGGCGTTCATGTAAATAATTGGCACGAAACTTGGAGGATTAATTGCATGCATCAAAACTGATGCATTGTAACTGTTGGGCATATGTTTTATTCTGTACCGTCTGGCCTGTGGTAACATAAACATCCCCATTAAACACAGTTAGAAATCTATATACAGATCAAGACATTATTTTATGCAAAGTGattgaaaatttgaaaatgtacacaaatatAACGGTTATTAGGTCACTCgagttaaaaaagtaaattaaagtaTAACTGTATTATATGGTATCTAATGAAGATacctgtatgtatgtatgaatatatgaatgaatgatttGCTTGAacataaatgtaatgtatttatttctgggCACAGACTGATATATTGCCGGCTATCAGAAGTCAGCTGCTGTAGTCTGGCCTCAGCCCTGAGCCCCTCCCATCTGCGAGCCCTAGACCTGAGTGACAACGTCCTGCTTGACTCTGGAGTGGAGCTCCTCTGTTCATTTCTGCAGACTCCAGACTGTGAGCTGCAAACTCTGAGGTCTGTCTCTAAAACGTCTCCAAAATTTAAGCCAAGATTCTCAAATACTACGGTTGTTTTCAGATAATTATTTCATGTACGATTTATGGAACAATTTTATTGTCTGTTTTGCACCAGATTGAGTCGGTGCAGTCTGACTGAGTCCAGCTGttctgctctggcctcagccCTGCGGCTGAACCCCTCCCACCTCAGAGTTTTGGACCTAAGTAAAAATCCTGAGCTAAAAGATCCTGGAGTGGAgcatttgtgtgattttctaCAGAACCCACTGTGTGAACTGGAAATTCTGAGGTCAGCCACTGCTCCACACAAATACTTTTCACCCTTGAGCCTGTTTTTAGTATCAGGGTTGGCATACTGTAGATTCACAGTCCGGCTGAGTGATAACTGTCAAATGCATATTGGGAATTATGGTTTACACAGGTGAGAGTAAGTGAAAATCATCaaatagtttaaatgtttaaataaagggGCAGACTAACTCTTCACATCTGCTCCTTTCCAATCATGAAAATATCTTCTATTGTGTATACATATTATGTCTGAGTGTTCTTCATTGTACTGATGTGCATTTTCACAAGAAATTTAAAAACAGTCGACAACAGTTTGAGTTACTACACACACTGAAAACAGACAACAGAACGAAAgatacaaaaacatcaaaattgcATTACAAGTTTTGATCACACTTCAGCATAGAAGTGTGACTCTTTTTTGGTCTGTTGGCATCTTACAGAGAGTAACACCACAAAAAGCAAATGACCTGAGGGCTCCAGGGTTATAAAAAGGCATCTACTTCACatttctctgtgattggttaaatccactttGAGAGCATGACAAAGTGATAAGTCTTTGTATATGCACATAAACCTGAATTCAGCAAAGAAGCAGACATTTGATCACTTTGATTTGATTCTTTTGATAATCTTCTCTGGCCCTTAAACCAaagtcttgtatttattttggttaGTTTAAAGTCCTGTGGTTTGTCGAACCTCAGCTGTCTGCGCCTGGTCTCTGCTCTGAGAGCCCATCCTTCACTTCATCTAAGGGAACTAGACCTACGGAAAACAAATGTGACGTCTGCTGGACACTTTGGCTCTTTCACTGTGCCCTTGTGAGTATTTAGCTAGGATCCTAGTCAGAAGttcctagctggaggattattgTGCAATGAGGGGGACTTTCTAAACCTATGAAAAATCTGGGACAGAACTGAAAATGTAACCAAGTTAAACCTGACAAACAAAATGGAATTTTTCCATAATTGCTCCACTAACATATTTCAGTTAGTTtcacagtaaaatgtaaaataaacaaggaTTCATGATTGGCCAATGCTTCCTGGAGTGGGAGGGGATAGTTGAAGTGGGCAAAGATAGGTTTGATATGATAAATAAACATActccacatttaaacacatttcagaGTGTTAACTTCTGTTTTTCTGCTTCTTCTACAGTACAATAAAGTACACAGCATCTTTAATATCAAATTCACGTAAGTCTCTACTATATCACTTaatctgttattattatgtatacTATTGGACATGTTTGCATTGGTGTAAAAATCAGACTCCAAACTGTTACTTTTCTATCAACTTAAATGACAACATTAACAACTTGGCGATCAGGCTGGTGAATTGTCttcattatttttatacatagtgcaccttcaaacTGGAGTCTTATTGACTTTTCCAGACATTTCACTCACTTAAATTAATTTTGTAGAGCCAAAAATCACGACTTTCAGTGTTTTGTAAAATAGTTGATTTATCCAGCAGTTAGGAAATTAAACAGTGAAACTCTCAAGTATGGTCaagtattggtttagtcctggtttagatctccgGACCTTCTCTCACCTGTAGCTTTGAGTAATGGCCGAAAAGACAAGGCGAATACAAACGGTTGAAATACATTTCTTCATTAGAGTACAGCAAACTGGCATGTTCAAATGGGCTTTTGAAGGTTAAAGTGGGATAGAAGGTTCCAGaacttatgtttttgtttttttaacttttacatgAGAAGCTTTGAGTAGTTTTGAGTGACTCCTCTGCATTCTCAGAAACTTCCACATCTTCCTGCATGTCCATCAGTGTGCCCGAGGAGCCTGAGCCTGGACCGTCCCACCACAGGGTATATATAGTCCTCATTTAACATTCGGATGCAACACAAATTGTTCTGATGTCTGAACTCTGCAGGAAACAACTGTTTTCCTCCCAGAAGTGTCAATGAAGTCTGAGCATGTTTCCTTCAGGTAAAAGTATACAGTGTCGTAGCAGAGTGGTTAtgctgtctctgtcctctcagtaaggaggttgtgggttagactcctgatctctccaGGTTCAGGTGTCCTGACTCTGGGGCCTTCCGCTGTTCTTCCACTGGATTGGTGTTTGTGGTGACAAAGGAGGCGGAGCTTCAGTACAAAATCATCCAATGGGATGAGGCGCTGCTGAAGTCATCAGGCAGAACTGCTGCAGGACCTCTGTATGACATTGAGTGTTCAGAACGGGCCATGTGTGAGCTGCACCTGCCACACTGTGAACCAGAGCATGgtactcctctgcaccatctgaccctctcttctgcatgGGCtgaccctctgcatcctctgctcctctaaccctctccaccatctgaccctctcctctgtatcctctgcaccatctgacccttctcctctgtatcctctgccccatctgacTCTTCTGCTCTGTATCCTCTGCAGCATCTGACCcttctcctctgtatcctctgccccatctgacccttctcctctgtatcctctgcacCGTCTGACCCTTCTGCTCTGTATACTCTGCAttatctgtccctctcctctgcacaatTTGAccctctacatcctctgaccctttcaTTTGTATCCTTTGCTCCATCTgactctcctctgcatcctcttcctTACTTTTTCTGTTGTATATTTGCAGTGGACCAGTCTAAAAGCCAGTTGTCTGTGGCGCACATCAGTGACAGTGGGCTGAGCCTGATGGAGCCAGAGCGGATCACTCAGAGCCATGTGGTGATCTGTGTCTCTGGCCTCTCTGTGTTTGGGCTCTTGTGGAAGTTCTTCGACAAACCTAAGGTGGTCAGTGGGCAGGTGCTGCTCTTCTGCACACCACAAAAACTCAAAGTCAATATTTTCCTCCTGCCCAGGAACATCTCTGTGGACCAGGTGTGTAGCGTTCATTATTCATTGATCAGTAGTGTTGCTAAGTTACTTCTGcctcacagctgccctggagcagaTTGGCACAGATGTGGCTGCCATTCTGCAAATTTGGCCCCAACTTTCTGAAGAACCACCACTAAAGTAAAATCTTATAAAAACAACCAGTGCCACACACTGGAGAGGCTAGGCCCAAGAACACAGTGGCAACATATACTAGAGCAGAGTTTGAACCCTCAACCTCCTGAGGCACATTACACACATATGTCCCCAAGCCCTTTCACTGGAATACTCCTTAATAAACAATGTGTTTCAGGTGGAGAAGAAACAACGCAGCACCACGCAGTACATTGATGCTCCTTCCAAATGTAGACTGGTCATAGACCAACACTACACTGtggtctgtcccagggcagagaAAATCCAGCCTAAGGTGAGTCCAGCTCAGACTGGCTTTATGCTGGGTTTGCACGGCACATACTGTGAGCCGGTTACTTGCAGATAAATTGCCTGTTACACCAACTACGACGACTGCTGTGTGTTTGACCAAAGCAGGGTGGTTTCGCACAATAACACACATCTAATGACCTGAAAACCACACCATCATCGCTGTGATGTCAGCGAAAAAATAGACTCTTTGAATTCTTTCCACAGACCGGCGCTGCTCCgaggtcagtgtggcagggtgcagaggtcagaggttggTGTAACAGGGCGCATTGACTTTACAGACTCTCTAAGTGTGTGGGACCCGCATGGGTCCCCCACTGCAGTCAGTATACACCCAGTGTTAATTTAGTTTACACCAGCAGTGAAATCTACTGCTCTCCTCCAGAGGGCGCCCTTTGATATGGACCATGAGCCCAACTTCCACTCATCCTTTGAGCTGCGCCTGCCTCCAGACTGTGGTTTAGTCTCCATCTCAGTGAGAGAAGAGCgccacacagaggagacagaggctgAGGTCTGGAGACACGAGTTGGATCTGAAAGGTCAGTGAAatctttaaaattttaaattaaagtttatttatagagcactttacaacaacagAGAAGAGTGCTTAAAAATAAGATCCAACGATTCAGGCCCCTTTGTATGTAAATATGTACACTTAAATGTAGTACAGTAAAGCAGATGACATAATCATATCTGTATTGTGTCTGTATAGTGTATAATGAAGCTGATTGGGTATGTTTCTGTGCTGAAGCATGCGGTGCTCTGTCCCAAGACAAAGTTCTCCTGAGGGAGACAACATCTTCAGAGGCATCTATGAGTGAAGACTGGAGTCCCCAGTACGATCCCACTACAAGGCTGCGGTTGCTGCGGTCAGAGTTTGTGAAGAATGTGTCTAACGAGGTGCTGAACCAGCTCCTGGACAAACTTCAGGAGAAGATCCTGAACCCTGAGGAAGCAGAGAGCATTAGAGTGAGGCACAGAGCAGACAAAGCCCGATACCTGGTGGACACCGTGCTAAAGAAAGGCCAAGGAGCAGCTTCAGTCTTGGTCCACACCTTTTGTACACTTGACTCAGAGTCAGACCTCTGCCAGAAACTCAGGACTGTGGATTAATGAAAATAAGTGTTCTTTAGATGAACCTtgtcctctgtgtttctcaTATAAAGCTGAAAAGTGTGTGTAAACAGGTAAATATGTATAATAAATATAtctatttttaacatttacttCCATTCCATTCATAACTGTGGGACCTAGGGGTGCTGGGGGTGCAATAGCACCCTCTGCGTAAGGGTCAGGGAGCTGCCAGAAGGCCCATTGGCTGTTGGATCTGCTCTGAGCAAAAGTAGATCTATTCCTAAACAGAGAGaagatcaaaataaacaaattctaaaagttcacatttttgtatttaaatacatttctatttttactttattaaatcGTTTCTGCAATAAACTGTTTGGCTAAAGAAATCTGGGTAAACTAAACCTGAATGCCACACGCTTATATCGCTTTTTCCATTTTGTGGAGGATTTTTGgcaaaagaagagagaaaagaacaacCCCAGACTGGattaaaagaaaagacaacAACGTGGATCCCTAAAGGTTTGGACTTTGCTGGAGTTACAATCTGGATTTGTTGTACAGGTCGTGTGTGTTTAAAACTAATGCATCAGGACTTGCTGTCCTTGTTTGGTAAATGACCGCACTGGGAAAGCGCTGTGGTGGACGTAGAGACTATTGGGCTGACGGGTTCAGACTGTGTGCAGCAAGAGGAGTTTGGCTGCTGTGACCATGTGCTCcatatgcacacatacacaaccccaattccagtgaagttgggatgctgtgtaaaacaaaaaaaaaagacaaataaaataaacagactaCAAtgaattacaattttttttcagcctatattgaactgaataaactacaaagacataatatttaatgttcaaactgataaactttattgtttttatgcaaaaattcatttttaatttgatgcctgcaacacattCCAGTAAAACttggacaggggcatgtttaccgctgtgttacatcacctttccttttaacaacaatcaataagcatttgggaactgaggacactaattattgaagctttgcaggaggaatcctttctcattcttgctgaatgtacaacttcagttgctcagcagttcGGGGTctctgttgtattttgcttttcataatgtgccacacattttcagtgggagacaggtctggactgcagtcAGGCCAGTCTGGTACTGCACTCTTTTACTACAAAGCCACACagttgtaacacgtgcagaatgtggcttgacattgtcttgctgaaataaacagggacgtccctgacgttgcttggatggcaggaTATGATGCttcaaaacctgtatgtacctgtCACATTATTGGAGCCtccacagatgtgcaa from Periophthalmus magnuspinnatus isolate fPerMag1 chromosome 20, fPerMag1.2.pri, whole genome shotgun sequence harbors:
- the LOC117388156 gene encoding NACHT, LRR and PYD domains-containing protein 12-like, with the translated sequence MTDTERKREGIKETGTFQKRPRPEEFPQSHPSSSAYLGSGHGAAVKAGTPRHPSPQTHPPAPPVAPQGVPRQQKRSRPSTCDFCLRDLEEAIPHSCGHWLCGECITSHSEKSCPNSGLQEALAEYKDSLKRKCASVSEGTEMGRSTQLQQIYTDLFITEGLSEEVMTQHEYTQMEANSHKHIQETPIKCQEIFKPLPFEDQQEALQQEPIRLVLTLGVAGVGKTFSVLKFSLDWAQGSENQDLDLVLPLSFRELNLVKIECYSLLELIHVFHPSLRPLSAQIPLHSKVLFILDGLDESRFPLDFSCEVISEITQGSEVGPLLVNLIRGDLLPNALIWITSRPAAASQIPAECAQRITELRGFFTDQQKAQYFRRRFSDADQCRTVLSHIRGSRCLYTMCQIPVFCWITATVLDHMLRRTQSGALPQTLTDLYVHFLLVQTQRNLKYKAESSALELSTADCDLLLKLGQLAFEHLYQGNIMFYQEDLEQVGLDLSQVSLCSGLCSEIFKPESVIFNEKIYSFVHFSVQEFMAAVYIYHCFNNNMTYVLEEFLGVFHSFTTDLPLDAFLDRAMRISLTVATGQLDLFVRFLHGLSLESNYRSLMLLLGPNKTDQKTIQKVIDNLKELNLKDVSPDRSINIFHCLTEMNDQSVHQQIQDFLKTKGAEKRRLSEIQCSALAYMLQMSEQVLEELDLNNYNTSREGRWRLIPAVRNCKKANLSECELTETHCEVVASALEFNLSKLKELDLSKNYFLNDSGVNCLLTGLQSAYCALEVLRIKDCMLTWCSCYLLASALWFNPFHLKELDLSDNFLRDLGMEHLSSLLQNPDFRLQILRLRCCSFSALGCSDLSSALQSNPSHLRELDLSYNELQDSAVEVLCHFLHNPLCALQILRLIYCRLSEVSCCSLASALSPSHLRALDLSDNVLLDSGVELLCSFLQTPDCELQTLRLSRCSLTESSCSALASALRLNPSHLRVLDLSKNPELKDPGVEHLCDFLQNPLCELEILSLKSCGLSNLSCLRLVSALRAHPSLHLRELDLRKTNVTSAGHFGSFTVPFTIKYTASLISNSQTSTSSCMSISVPEEPEPGPSHHRETTVFLPEVSMKSEHVSFRFRCPDSGAFRCSSTGLVFVVTKEAELQYKIIQWDEALLKSSGRTAAGPLYDIECSERAMCELHLPHCEPEHVDQSKSQLSVAHISDSGLSLMEPERITQSHVVICVSGLSVFGLLWKFFDKPKVVSGQVLLFCTPQKLKVNIFLLPRNISVDQVEKKQRSTTQYIDAPSKCRLVIDQHYTVVCPRAEKIQPKRAPFDMDHEPNFHSSFELRLPPDCGLVSISVREERHTEETEAEVWRHELDLKACGALSQDKVLLRETTSSEASMSEDWSPQYDPTTRLRLLRSEFVKNVSNEVLNQLLDKLQEKILNPEEAESIRVRHRADKARYLVDTVLKKGQGAASVLVHTFCTLDSESDLCQKLRTVD